A section of the Scomber scombrus chromosome 24, fScoSco1.1, whole genome shotgun sequence genome encodes:
- the atp5pf gene encoding ATP synthase-coupling factor 6, mitochondrial yields the protein MALHRLFQLSSLLRSAVGPTLRRNVGMSAVAFNQAKNLDPVQKLFLDKIRDYRTKSKASGGIVDGGPSYQKNVSEEVIKLERLYGGGDLAKFPDFKFADPKLDEAAK from the exons ATGGCACTTCATCGGTTATTCCAGCTGTCCTCTCTGCTGCGCTCCGCCGTGGGCCCGACTCTACGAAGGAACGTCGGCATGTCTGCCGTCGCCTTCAACCAGGCCAAGAACCTCGACCCCGTCCAGAAACTGTTCTTGGACAAGATCCGTGACTACAGAACCAAGAGCAA GGCATCTGGTGGCATTGTGGATGGAGGACCCTCTTACCAGAAGAACGTGTCTGAAGAGGTCATCAAACTAGAGAGGCTATACGGCGGAGGAGACCTCGCCAAGTTCCCCGACTTCAAATTCGCAG aTCCGAAGCTGGATGAAGCGGCCAAGTGA
- the appa gene encoding amyloid beta (A4) precursor protein a isoform X2, producing the protein MGDRVALLLLAVVASALAAEVPTDVSMGLLAEPQVAMFCGKLNMHINVQSGKWEPDPSGTKSCIGTKEGILQYCQEVYPELQITNVVEANQPVSIQNWCKKGRKQCRSHLHIVVPYRCLVGEFVSDALLVPDKCKFLHQERMDQCESHLHWHTVAKESCGDRTMNLHDYGMLLPCGIDRFRGVEFVCCPAEAERDADSTEQDADDSDVWWGGAETDYSDNSMVREPEPAEQQEETRPSVVEEDVEEEEEVAEEDEEEEEEEEEEEDLLDNDQDGDGEEDEEVVEDEVEEEEEEGDEDIVDTLDDNDDADEPTTNVAMTTTTTTTTESVEEVVRVPTATPSSPDAVDHYLETPADENEHAHFQKAKESLEAKHRERMSQVMREWEEAEREAKNLPRPDKKAVIQRFQEKVEALEQEAASERQQLVETHMARVEALLNDRRRLALESYLTALQQDPPRPRHVFSLLKKYVRAEQKDRQHTLKHFEHVRMVDPKKAAQIRPQVLTHLRVIEERMNQSLGLLYKVPGVADDIQDQVELLQREQAEMAQQLANLQTDVRVSYGNDALMPDRELGDGRTDLLPQEDTLGLGGVGFIHPESFNQPNTENQVEPVDSRPNLDRGIPTRPVNGMKMEAIPELRMETEDRQSTEYEVHHQKLVFFAEDVGSNKGAIIGLMVGGVVIATVIVITLVMLRKKQYTSIHHGVIEVDAAVTPEERHLSKMQQNGYENPTYKFFEQMQN; encoded by the exons GTGCCTACAGATGTTTCAATGGGTCTGTTGGCAGAGCCCCAGGTGGCCATGTTTTGCGGTAAACTCAACATGCACATCAACGTGCAGAGTGGGAAGTGGGAACCGGACCCCTCGGGCACCAAGAGCTGCATCGGCACCAAGGAGGGCATCCTGCAGTACTGCCAGGAG GTGTACCCAGAGCTCCAGATTACCAATGTGGTGGAAGCCAACCAGCCAGTCAGCATCCAGAACTGGTGCAAGAAGGGGCGCAAGCAGTGTCGCAGTCACCTGCACATCGTGGTGCCCTACCGCTGCCTGG TGGGAGAATTTGTGAGTGACGCCCTGCTCGTTCCTGACAAGTGCAAGTTCCTGCATCAGGAGCGCATGGACCAGTGTGAGAGCCACCTGCACTGGCACACTGTAGCCAAGGAG TCTTGCGGAGACCGCACCATGAACCTCCACGACTACGGGATGCTGTTGCCGTGCGGCATCGACCGTTTCCGAGGGGTGGAGTTTGTGTGCTGCCCCGCCGAGGCGGAACGTGACGCCGACAGCACCGAGCAGGACGCCGACGATTCCGATGTCTGGTGGGGCGGAGCGGAGACCGACTACTCTGATAACAG tATGGTGCGAGAGCCAGAGCCAGCGGAGCAGCAAGAGGAAACCAGGCCATCTGTGGTAGAGGAGgacgtggaggaggaggaggaagtggccgaggaggacgaggaggaagaagaagaggaggaggaagaggaggacctGCTGGATAACGACCAGGACGGAGACggagaggaggacgaggaggtggtggaggacgaggtagaggaggaggaggaggagggagacgaAGACATTGTCGACACTCTCGACGACAACGATGACGCCGACGAGCCCACCACCAACGTTGCCATGacgaccaccaccaccactaccactgaGTCTGTGGAAGAGGTTGTCAGGG TACCCACAGCCACGCCCAGCTCCCCCGACGCCGTGGACCACTACCTGGAGACGCCCGCCGATGAAAACGAACACGCCCACTTCCAGAAGGCCAAAGAGAGCTTGGAGGCCAAACACCGTGAAAGGATGTCCCAG GTGATGAGAGAATGGGAGGAGGCTGAGAGGGAGGCCAAGAATCTTCCACGCCCTGACAAGAAGGCTGTCATCCAG cGTTTCCAGGAGAAGGTTGAGGCACTGGAGCAGGAGGCGGCCAGCGAGAGGCAGCAGCTGGTTGAGACCCACATGGCCAGAGTGGAGGCTCTGCTCAACGACCGCCGCCGCCTGGCTCTGGAGAGCTACCTGACCGCCCTGCAGCAAGACCCACCCAGG CCCCGTCACGTCTTCAGCCTGCTGAAGAAGTACGTGCGTGCCGAGCAGAAGGACAGGCAGCACACCCTCAAACACTTTGAACACGTCCGTATGGTGGATCCTAAGAAAGCTGCGCAGATCAGACCTCAG GTGCTGACCCACCTGCGTGTCATTGAGGAGCGTATGAACCAGTCTCTGGGACTTCTCTACAAGGTTCCAGGTGTGGCCGATGACATCCAGGACCAAGTCG AGCTCCTGCAGAGGGAGCAGGCGGAGATGGCCCAGCAGCTGGCCAACCTGCAGACGGACGTGAGAGTGAGCTACGGCAACGACGCCCTGATGCCCGATCGGGAGCTCGGAGACGGACGGACCGACCTTTTGCCTCAGGAGGACACGCTGGGCCTGGGGGGAGTCGGCTTCATCCACCCCGAGAGCTTCAACCAGCCCAACACCGAGAACCAGG TCGAGCCAGTGGACTCTCGCCCCAACCTTGACAGAGGCATCCCTACACGGCCAG TGAATGGAATGAAGATGGAAGCTATTCCTGAACTCCGGATGGAGACGGAGGACAGACAGAGCACTGAATATGAAGTTCACCACCAGAAACtg gtctTCTTCGCTGAGGATGTGGGCTCCAACAAGGGCGCCATCATTGGCCTGATGGTCGGAGGCGTCGTCATAGCAACCGTGATCGTCATCACCCTGGTGATGCTCAGGAAGAAGCAGTACACCTCCATCCACCACGGAGTCATCGAG GTGGATGCTGCCGTCACCCCCGAGGAGCGCCACCTGTCCAAGATGCAGCAGAACGGTTACGAGAACCCAACCTACAAGTTCTTTGAGCAGATGCAGAACTGA
- the appa gene encoding amyloid beta (A4) precursor protein a isoform X1: protein MGDRVALLLLAVVASALAAEVPTDVSMGLLAEPQVAMFCGKLNMHINVQSGKWEPDPSGTKSCIGTKEGILQYCQEVYPELQITNVVEANQPVSIQNWCKKGRKQCRSHLHIVVPYRCLVGEFVSDALLVPDKCKFLHQERMDQCESHLHWHTVAKESCGDRTMNLHDYGMLLPCGIDRFRGVEFVCCPAEAERDADSTEQDADDSDVWWGGAETDYSDNSMVREPEPAEQQEETRPSVVEEDVEEEEEVAEEDEEEEEEEEEEEDLLDNDQDGDGEEDEEVVEDEVEEEEEEGDEDIVDTLDDNDDADEPTTNVAMTTTTTTTTESVEEVVREVCWANAETGPCRALLPRWYFDRQEGRCAQFIYGGCGGNRNNFESEEYCLSVCSSVLPTATPSSPDAVDHYLETPADENEHAHFQKAKESLEAKHRERMSQVMREWEEAEREAKNLPRPDKKAVIQRFQEKVEALEQEAASERQQLVETHMARVEALLNDRRRLALESYLTALQQDPPRPRHVFSLLKKYVRAEQKDRQHTLKHFEHVRMVDPKKAAQIRPQVLTHLRVIEERMNQSLGLLYKVPGVADDIQDQVELLQREQAEMAQQLANLQTDVRVSYGNDALMPDRELGDGRTDLLPQEDTLGLGGVGFIHPESFNQPNTENQVEPVDSRPNLDRGIPTRPVNGMKMEAIPELRMETEDRQSTEYEVHHQKLVFFAEDVGSNKGAIIGLMVGGVVIATVIVITLVMLRKKQYTSIHHGVIEVDAAVTPEERHLSKMQQNGYENPTYKFFEQMQN from the exons GTGCCTACAGATGTTTCAATGGGTCTGTTGGCAGAGCCCCAGGTGGCCATGTTTTGCGGTAAACTCAACATGCACATCAACGTGCAGAGTGGGAAGTGGGAACCGGACCCCTCGGGCACCAAGAGCTGCATCGGCACCAAGGAGGGCATCCTGCAGTACTGCCAGGAG GTGTACCCAGAGCTCCAGATTACCAATGTGGTGGAAGCCAACCAGCCAGTCAGCATCCAGAACTGGTGCAAGAAGGGGCGCAAGCAGTGTCGCAGTCACCTGCACATCGTGGTGCCCTACCGCTGCCTGG TGGGAGAATTTGTGAGTGACGCCCTGCTCGTTCCTGACAAGTGCAAGTTCCTGCATCAGGAGCGCATGGACCAGTGTGAGAGCCACCTGCACTGGCACACTGTAGCCAAGGAG TCTTGCGGAGACCGCACCATGAACCTCCACGACTACGGGATGCTGTTGCCGTGCGGCATCGACCGTTTCCGAGGGGTGGAGTTTGTGTGCTGCCCCGCCGAGGCGGAACGTGACGCCGACAGCACCGAGCAGGACGCCGACGATTCCGATGTCTGGTGGGGCGGAGCGGAGACCGACTACTCTGATAACAG tATGGTGCGAGAGCCAGAGCCAGCGGAGCAGCAAGAGGAAACCAGGCCATCTGTGGTAGAGGAGgacgtggaggaggaggaggaagtggccgaggaggacgaggaggaagaagaagaggaggaggaagaggaggacctGCTGGATAACGACCAGGACGGAGACggagaggaggacgaggaggtggtggaggacgaggtagaggaggaggaggaggagggagacgaAGACATTGTCGACACTCTCGACGACAACGATGACGCCGACGAGCCCACCACCAACGTTGCCATGacgaccaccaccaccactaccactgaGTCTGTGGAAGAGGTTGTCAGGG AGGTGTGCTGGGCCAATGCTGAGACTGGTCCGTGTCGGGCCTTGCTGCCCCGCTGGTACTTTGACCGTCAGGAAGGCCGCTGTGCTCAGTTTATCTACGGCGGCTGCGGAGGCAACAGGAATAACTTTGAGTCAGAGGAGtactgcctgtctgtctgcagcagcGTCT TACCCACAGCCACGCCCAGCTCCCCCGACGCCGTGGACCACTACCTGGAGACGCCCGCCGATGAAAACGAACACGCCCACTTCCAGAAGGCCAAAGAGAGCTTGGAGGCCAAACACCGTGAAAGGATGTCCCAG GTGATGAGAGAATGGGAGGAGGCTGAGAGGGAGGCCAAGAATCTTCCACGCCCTGACAAGAAGGCTGTCATCCAG cGTTTCCAGGAGAAGGTTGAGGCACTGGAGCAGGAGGCGGCCAGCGAGAGGCAGCAGCTGGTTGAGACCCACATGGCCAGAGTGGAGGCTCTGCTCAACGACCGCCGCCGCCTGGCTCTGGAGAGCTACCTGACCGCCCTGCAGCAAGACCCACCCAGG CCCCGTCACGTCTTCAGCCTGCTGAAGAAGTACGTGCGTGCCGAGCAGAAGGACAGGCAGCACACCCTCAAACACTTTGAACACGTCCGTATGGTGGATCCTAAGAAAGCTGCGCAGATCAGACCTCAG GTGCTGACCCACCTGCGTGTCATTGAGGAGCGTATGAACCAGTCTCTGGGACTTCTCTACAAGGTTCCAGGTGTGGCCGATGACATCCAGGACCAAGTCG AGCTCCTGCAGAGGGAGCAGGCGGAGATGGCCCAGCAGCTGGCCAACCTGCAGACGGACGTGAGAGTGAGCTACGGCAACGACGCCCTGATGCCCGATCGGGAGCTCGGAGACGGACGGACCGACCTTTTGCCTCAGGAGGACACGCTGGGCCTGGGGGGAGTCGGCTTCATCCACCCCGAGAGCTTCAACCAGCCCAACACCGAGAACCAGG TCGAGCCAGTGGACTCTCGCCCCAACCTTGACAGAGGCATCCCTACACGGCCAG TGAATGGAATGAAGATGGAAGCTATTCCTGAACTCCGGATGGAGACGGAGGACAGACAGAGCACTGAATATGAAGTTCACCACCAGAAACtg gtctTCTTCGCTGAGGATGTGGGCTCCAACAAGGGCGCCATCATTGGCCTGATGGTCGGAGGCGTCGTCATAGCAACCGTGATCGTCATCACCCTGGTGATGCTCAGGAAGAAGCAGTACACCTCCATCCACCACGGAGTCATCGAG GTGGATGCTGCCGTCACCCCCGAGGAGCGCCACCTGTCCAAGATGCAGCAGAACGGTTACGAGAACCCAACCTACAAGTTCTTTGAGCAGATGCAGAACTGA
- the LOC133976624 gene encoding tubulin alpha chain-like, whose product MPSDKTIGGGDDSFSTFFSETGAGKHVPRAVFVDLEPTVIDEVRTGTYRQLFHPEQLITGKEDAANNYARGHYTIGKEIIDLVLDRIRKLADQCTGLQGFLVFHSFGGGTGSGFTSLLLERLSVDYGKKSKLEFSIYPAPQVSTAVVEPYNSILTTHTTLEHSDCAFMVDNEAIYDICRRNLDIERPTYTNLNRLLSQIVSSITASLRFDGALNVDLTEFQTNLVPYPRIHFPLATYAPVISAEKAYHEQLTVSEITNACFEPSNQMVKCDPRHGKYMACCLLYRGDVVPKDVNAAIATIKTKRTIQFVDWCPTGFKVGINYQAPTVVPGGDLAKVQRAVCMLSNTTAIAEAWARLDHKFDLMYAKRAFVHWYVGEGMEEGEFSEAREDMAALEKDYEEVGMDSVEGEGEEEGEEF is encoded by the exons ATGCCAAGCGACAAGACCattggaggaggagatgattCCTTCAGCACCTTCTTCAGCGAGACTGGAGCAGGAAAGCACGTCCCCAGAGCTGTTTTTGTGGATCTGGAGCCCACCGTCATCG ATGAGGTGCGAACTGGGACATACCGCCAGCTCTTTCACCCTGAGCAGTTGATCACAGGCAAGGAGGATGCTGCTAACAACTACGCCCGTGGACACTACACCATCGGCAAAGAGATCATTGACCTGGTGTTGGACAGGATCCGCAAACTG GCTGACCAGTGCACCGGTCTTCAGGGCTTCCTGGTCTTCCACAGCTTCGGAGGCGGTACCGGCTCCGGTTTCACCTCTCTGCTGTTGGAGCGTCTGTCCGTGGACTACGGCAAGAAGTCCAAGCTGGAGTTCTCCATCTACCCCGCTCCTCAGGTGTCCACTGCTGTAGTAGAGCCCTACAACTCCATCCTGACCACCCACACCACCCTGGAGCACTCGGACTGCGCCTTCATGGTGGATAACGAGGCCATTTACGATATCTGTCGTAGGAACCTGGATATCGAACGTCCCACCTACACCAACCTGAACAGGCTGTTGAGTCAGATCGTGTCCTCCATCACCGCCTCTCTGCGTTTCGACGGCGCCCTTAATGTCGATCTCACAGAGTTCCAGACCAACCTGGTGCCCTACCCTCGTATCCACTTCCCTCTGGCCACCTACGCTCCCGTCATCTCCGCCGAGAAGGCGTACCACGAGCAGCTAACGGTGTCCGAGATCACCAACGCCTGCTTCGAGCCTTCTAATCAGATGGTAAAATGCGATCCCCGGCATGGAAAATACATGGCTTGCTGCCTTTTGTACCGTGGTGACGTGGTGCCAAAAGATGTGAACGCTGCCATCGCCACCATCAAGACCAAGCGCACCATCCAGTTTGTGGACTGGTGCCCTACTGGTTTCAAGGTCGGTATCAACTACCAGGCTCCCACCGTAGTTCCCGGCGGAGACCTGGCCAAAGTCCAGAGGGCCGTGTGCATGCTGAGCAACACCACCGCTATCGCAGAGGCGTGGGCTCGACTCGACCACAAGTTCGACCTGATGTATGCCAAGCGTGCCTTCGTTCACTGGTACGTGGGCGAGGGTATGGAGGAAGGAGAGTTCTCTGAGGCCAGAGAAGACATGGCAGCTCTGGAGAAAGATTATGAGGAGGTTGGGATGGACTCTGTTGAGGgcgaaggagaggaggagggtgaggagtTTTAA